Proteins encoded in a region of the Halioglobus maricola genome:
- a CDS encoding enoyl-CoA hydratase/isomerase family protein: protein MNDELLLQINDGIGLITLNRPEAHNTLTSGVIEGLGAAYKQCDEDDAVRVVVVTGAGRSFCAGADMSGGGATFDSDSVAVEVDSCPLSTQAWDVRKPVIAACNGHAVGAGLGMAMQADMRVFADEAKYGFLQARRGVVTDFAMEYVLPRVIGMERALELLMRGQRLSGQEAVAWGLAGRSVPAEQVLDTAMDIARDIAVNSAPLAMAFHKRLLWKGMDMDLGEFAGLESRALNLSMTKPDAIEGGMAYFERRPPEWTGSVSTEWPDWMED, encoded by the coding sequence ATGAATGACGAATTACTACTGCAGATAAATGATGGTATTGGGCTTATCACCCTCAACCGGCCCGAGGCTCACAACACCCTGACTTCGGGTGTAATAGAAGGCTTGGGCGCAGCTTATAAGCAGTGCGATGAGGATGATGCTGTGCGTGTGGTGGTGGTCACCGGCGCCGGCAGGAGTTTTTGTGCCGGCGCTGATATGAGTGGCGGCGGGGCAACCTTCGACAGTGATTCGGTCGCGGTGGAAGTTGACTCTTGCCCCCTCAGCACCCAGGCCTGGGATGTGCGCAAGCCGGTCATTGCGGCTTGCAATGGTCATGCAGTGGGCGCTGGTCTGGGAATGGCGATGCAAGCAGATATGCGGGTCTTCGCCGATGAGGCTAAGTACGGCTTTCTGCAGGCGCGCCGAGGCGTGGTCACCGATTTCGCCATGGAGTATGTGCTGCCGCGAGTGATCGGGATGGAGCGGGCATTGGAATTACTGATGCGCGGTCAGCGCCTCAGCGGACAGGAGGCGGTAGCCTGGGGCCTGGCCGGTCGCAGCGTACCTGCCGAGCAGGTTTTGGACACCGCGATGGATATCGCCCGGGATATTGCTGTGAACAGTGCACCGCTGGCAATGGCTTTCCACAAGCGTTTGCTTTGGAAAGGCATGGATATGGACCTTGGGGAATTCGCCGGGCTAGAGAGCAGGGCGCTTAACCTCAGCATGACCAAGCCGGACGCGATTGAGGGCGGTATGGCGTATTTTGAGCGGCGCCCTCCTGAATGGACGGGGTCGGTCTCCACAGAGTGGCCGGATTGGATGGAGGATTGA
- a CDS encoding putative bifunctional diguanylate cyclase/phosphodiesterase has translation MAQHTVLIISENQTDHLVLSECLERSPLKQFQLANSESMERPLEALLDPAIDVVIMSYGPETEYLLRLAQKHDATIPLILVLDNPEQTTLEQLRDLGAQDYLIRGQIQDALVHRILDYCIQLKQAKDKIQQLSNRDSLTGALNRVGFRAHLERAMERSSRYGFNTALLYINMDQFANINDHYGEADGDLLIKTISRRLINKMRSTDSIARLGGDEFAVVLEDVNSFADVELIAEKMLKSIAAPMILSEQQVSIDASIGAAMYPDDNKEFSELVESARSAMQQAKTVDGNKFIRYSEQLTFDDSGATSLAAELRTAVRKNQFELHYQPRVDLETGALVGLEALLRWNHPERGLLCPGEFLSACEDMGLMKTIGYQVIQHACAAQVWIEEQGIRNVDVAVNISFSQIQDDRFVDIVKDIISRTGTDASKLELELTETTILKSPDAIKERMDELRLLGVSFSLDDFGTGFSQLSHLTELPISALKIDACFVRDLPYNAHQEAVCTMIIEMARRLGMLVVAEGAETYEQVEYLREKHCQQVQGFYYSPAIPLQQIPRFVEEQRLKRNDPLFS, from the coding sequence GTGGCACAACACACCGTACTCATCATCTCAGAGAACCAGACAGACCACCTGGTACTGTCGGAATGCCTTGAGCGCTCGCCTCTCAAGCAGTTTCAGCTGGCAAACTCCGAATCGATGGAGCGCCCGCTGGAGGCCCTGCTAGACCCGGCTATTGATGTCGTCATCATGTCCTACGGCCCGGAGACCGAGTACCTGCTCCGATTGGCCCAGAAGCATGACGCTACAATTCCCCTGATACTAGTACTGGATAACCCCGAACAGACCACACTGGAACAGCTGCGGGACCTTGGCGCGCAGGACTACCTGATTCGCGGCCAGATTCAGGACGCTCTCGTTCACCGCATTCTCGATTACTGCATCCAGCTCAAGCAGGCCAAGGACAAAATCCAGCAGTTGTCCAATCGCGACAGCCTCACCGGCGCACTCAACCGCGTCGGCTTCCGCGCGCATCTTGAGCGCGCTATGGAACGCTCCTCGCGCTACGGATTCAATACTGCCCTCCTCTATATCAACATGGATCAGTTCGCCAATATCAACGACCACTACGGCGAGGCGGATGGCGACCTACTGATAAAAACGATTTCACGCAGGCTGATCAACAAGATGCGCAGCACCGACAGTATTGCGCGCCTCGGCGGTGATGAATTCGCAGTAGTGCTCGAAGACGTTAACTCGTTTGCTGACGTTGAATTGATTGCCGAAAAAATGCTCAAGTCCATCGCCGCACCCATGATCCTGAGTGAGCAACAAGTCTCTATCGACGCCAGCATCGGCGCGGCGATGTATCCGGATGACAACAAAGAGTTTTCCGAGCTTGTAGAGAGTGCTCGCAGCGCGATGCAGCAGGCCAAGACCGTTGATGGCAACAAGTTTATTCGCTACTCCGAGCAACTGACCTTTGACGATTCCGGCGCCACCTCGCTGGCGGCAGAACTCCGCACCGCGGTGCGCAAAAATCAGTTTGAGCTGCACTACCAGCCCCGCGTCGACCTGGAAACAGGTGCGCTGGTGGGCCTTGAAGCGCTACTGCGCTGGAACCACCCGGAGCGGGGTCTCCTCTGCCCAGGTGAATTCCTGTCTGCCTGCGAAGATATGGGCCTGATGAAAACCATCGGTTACCAGGTGATTCAACACGCTTGCGCAGCCCAGGTCTGGATCGAAGAACAGGGTATTCGCAATGTGGATGTTGCTGTCAACATCTCCTTCTCCCAGATTCAGGACGATCGCTTCGTAGACATCGTCAAGGACATCATCAGCCGCACCGGCACCGATGCCTCCAAACTTGAACTTGAGTTGACCGAGACCACGATTCTCAAGAGCCCGGATGCGATTAAAGAGCGAATGGATGAACTGCGCCTACTGGGCGTCTCTTTCTCGCTGGATGATTTTGGCACCGGGTTCTCGCAGCTTTCGCACCTGACCGAGCTACCGATTTCTGCCCTGAAGATTGACGCCTGTTTTGTACGTGACCTGCCCTACAATGCGCACCAGGAAGCCGTGTGCACCATGATCATCGAGATGGCTCGCCGTCTGGGTATGTTAGTGGTTGCAGAGGGCGCAGAAACCTATGAGCAGGTGGAATACCTGCGCGAGAAACACTGCCAGCAGGTGCAGGGTTTTTACTACAGCCCGGCAATACCGCTACAACAAATCCCCCGTTTTGTGGAAGAGCAGCGCCTCAAGCGCAACGACCCACTCTTTTCCTGA
- a CDS encoding GGDEF domain-containing protein, whose product MRVHLSAGYRLVVPLLLVALAMWARSFASQLGQEASIFLDYLPYFLCLICCGLAWMFNRLRLALAALASTGLYLLIKFHLQVSLTQPAAGQLFLFAGLALAVGITYLLVVRDYGLLTLRSLLMVVVFTALLGLCYAASGWIGTTEAVWAEKFAAPTHEEYMLSRAVSWLIAGAALVAIYLVLARDDETESALFGALLAGFCALAFLHLEYISVVMACAGLLSVGWGLLRGSHSMAYRDELTGLPGRRALNERLQSLGRNYSIAMVDVDHFKKFNDTHGHDVGDEVLKLVASRIRRVGGGGTAYRYGGEEFCVVFPRKSADECAGALDKAREGISNYRMSIRDQGKRPVKAKEGTRRRGATRLSAESVYVTVSAGIANRDDDLQTPEEVLAAADKQLYRAKRGGRNRVAWPGSRK is encoded by the coding sequence ATGCGAGTACATCTGTCTGCAGGATACAGGCTGGTGGTTCCTTTGTTGCTCGTTGCGCTGGCTATGTGGGCGCGCAGCTTTGCCTCTCAGTTGGGGCAGGAAGCCAGTATTTTCCTCGACTATTTACCTTATTTCCTCTGCCTTATCTGCTGTGGGCTGGCGTGGATGTTTAATCGTCTGCGTCTGGCGCTGGCTGCGCTGGCCTCTACTGGCCTCTATTTACTGATCAAGTTCCACCTGCAGGTGAGCCTGACCCAGCCGGCAGCCGGTCAGCTCTTTCTTTTTGCCGGTCTGGCCCTCGCTGTGGGTATCACCTATCTGCTGGTGGTGCGGGACTATGGCTTGCTCACGCTGCGTAGTTTGCTGATGGTTGTCGTATTCACCGCGCTGCTGGGGCTTTGCTATGCGGCGTCGGGTTGGATAGGCACCACTGAGGCTGTCTGGGCGGAGAAATTCGCCGCGCCTACGCATGAGGAGTACATGCTCTCACGCGCGGTGTCCTGGCTGATTGCAGGGGCGGCCCTGGTCGCGATCTATCTGGTGCTGGCGCGCGACGATGAAACAGAGAGCGCCTTATTCGGGGCGCTGCTGGCAGGTTTCTGTGCGCTCGCATTTCTCCATCTCGAGTATATTTCTGTTGTGATGGCGTGTGCCGGCCTGCTGTCGGTGGGTTGGGGGTTACTGCGTGGCTCGCATTCCATGGCTTATCGCGACGAACTCACTGGCTTGCCGGGTCGCAGGGCGCTTAACGAGCGTCTGCAAAGCCTTGGGCGCAACTATAGTATCGCGATGGTGGATGTCGACCATTTCAAGAAATTCAACGACACCCATGGCCATGACGTGGGCGACGAGGTGCTCAAGCTTGTCGCTTCGCGTATTCGCCGGGTTGGGGGCGGCGGCACAGCTTACCGCTATGGTGGTGAGGAGTTTTGCGTTGTCTTCCCGCGGAAGTCGGCGGACGAATGCGCCGGCGCGCTGGATAAGGCGCGGGAGGGGATATCAAATTACCGTATGTCTATTCGTGATCAGGGCAAGCGCCCGGTCAAAGCAAAAGAGGGCACGCGCCGCCGTGGCGCTACACGGCTCTCTGCTGAATCGGTGTATGTCACGGTCAGTGCGGGGATTGCCAATCGCGACGACGATTTGCAGACGCCCGAGGAAGTGCTTGCGGCAGCCGACAAGCAGCTCTATCGCGCCAAGCGCGGGGGGCGCAATCGCGTAGCCTGGCCAGGCTCGAGAAAGTAA